In Candidatus Chlorohelix allophototropha, one DNA window encodes the following:
- a CDS encoding choice-of-anchor Q domain-containing protein, giving the protein MHKVLTTRKMKGIAGSLVAIALLLSVNLFSVHAVNNCTLAALTTIVGTGGTLDFACATDTTITLTAELTITNDLTLTNTGAGKVTISGDTKYRIFYVNSNKTLSLTNLNLTNGNGAGTGPGGAIYNNGTLTLTNSSLYSNNSTFGGGAIYNNNGTLSITNSSLYSNTSSGIGGAIYSGGSSSTLTITDSTLSNNSANNSGGAIVNDGGGEFWLTNSSLYNNSVGTSGGAIFNNTSSTITITNSSLYGNSANNSGGAIINYGNVSLINATFVDNTGTGNGRTIYNSGGTFDIKNSLLQGSNICNSSIIDGGYNLEVAGTSCGFSNNNVVTTNAKLGAPGNNGGPTPTIALLEGSPAIDAIPLSACNAAFGMRPPVNGLLSALPNGNSVYTDQRRVSRPQGAACDIGAFEFAGAHPADLIPQLRVSPDRVVANNLENLISFSFKVKNIGIGSAGNIVITIPVLQGLDVGYLEGASAGVWVTQVTASSVTIALPTIEKDSEAHGTLVFRPNANAVVGTQIEVRYALTYNDEVNGGKALNSNSQRFVFGEVESNRDESKGAVQPGAAVSANVGEKVSIVQTGYLADELVSQWYTAPDGNSVSLGVQRANAKGEVTIVVDTAGLSGDYAIVGYGNRSEVTEVNILTVV; this is encoded by the coding sequence TTGCACAAAGTATTAACAACCCGAAAGATGAAAGGCATAGCTGGAAGTTTAGTGGCTATCGCACTGCTGCTGTCTGTAAACCTATTCTCGGTGCATGCGGTGAATAACTGCACCTTGGCTGCGCTGACAACGATCGTTGGCACAGGCGGTACGCTCGACTTCGCTTGCGCCACCGATACCACCATCACCCTAACTGCTGAGCTGACGATTACCAACGACCTGACCCTGACCAACACGGGGGCAGGCAAGGTGACTATCAGCGGGGATACCAAGTACCGGATTTTCTACGTCAACAGCAACAAAACGCTGTCCCTCACCAATCTCAACCTGACCAACGGCAATGGCGCTGGTACCGGGCCTGGCGGGGCTATTTATAACAATGGCACGCTCACGCTAACCAATTCCAGCCTCTACAGCAATAACTCTACTTTTGGCGGCGGGGCTATTTATAATAACAACGGCACGCTCTCGATAACTAATTCCAGCCTGTATAGCAATACCTCTAGTGGGATCGGCGGGGCTATTTATAGCGGTGGGAGCAGCAGCACGCTCACGATAACCGATTCCACCTTGTCCAACAATTCCGCCAACAATAGCGGCGGGGCTATTGTTAACGATGGCGGCGGCGAGTTCTGGCTAACCAATTCCAGCCTCTACAACAATTCCGTCGGCACTAGCGGTGGAGCTATTTTTAACAACACCAGCAGCACAATCACGATAACCAATTCCAGCCTGTATGGCAATTCCGCCAACAATAGCGGTGGAGCTATTATTAACTACGGCAATGTAAGTTTAATCAACGCTACTTTCGTTGATAACACTGGAACCGGCAATGGCAGAACCATCTACAACAGTGGTGGGACGTTTGATATAAAGAACAGCCTGTTACAGGGCAGCAACATTTGTAATAGCAGCATCATCGATGGGGGCTATAACCTAGAGGTTGCTGGCACTTCTTGCGGGTTCAGCAATAACAACGTTGTCACCACCAACGCGAAACTGGGTGCTCCCGGCAATAACGGCGGACCAACCCCTACCATCGCGTTGCTGGAAGGCAGTCCGGCGATAGATGCAATTCCGTTGAGTGCCTGCAATGCGGCGTTTGGTATGAGACCTCCCGTTAACGGGCTGTTGTCAGCCTTGCCGAATGGTAATAGCGTGTACACCGACCAACGCCGGGTAAGCCGACCACAAGGCGCGGCTTGCGACATCGGCGCGTTTGAGTTTGCGGGAGCGCATCCCGCCGACCTGATACCGCAGTTGCGAGTTAGCCCGGATAGGGTAGTAGCTAACAACCTTGAGAATCTTATTTCCTTCAGCTTCAAAGTGAAGAACATCGGCATAGGCAGCGCGGGCAATATTGTAATCACTATTCCGGTACTGCAAGGGCTGGACGTGGGCTACCTTGAGGGCGCAAGCGCGGGCGTGTGGGTTACGCAAGTGACCGCTTCATCCGTGACGATTGCGCTGCCGACCATTGAGAAGGACAGCGAGGCGCACGGCACGCTGGTATTTCGCCCGAACGCCAACGCAGTTGTCGGAACTCAAATCGAGGTTCGTTACGCGCTAACCTACAACGATGAAGTCAATGGCGGCAAAGCCCTCAACAGCAACAGCCAACGCTTTGTGTTCGGGGAAGTCGAGAGCAACCGCGATGAGAGCAAAGGGGCAGTGCAGCCCGGTGCAGCGGTAAGCGCGAATGTGGGCGAGAAGGTGAGCATCGTGCAGACGGGTTACCTAGCGGACGAACTAGTCTCGCAATGGTACACCGCACCTGATGGCAACAGCGTTAGCCTCGGCGTACAACGCGCCAACGCCAAGGGTGAAGTGACCATCGTGGTGGATACCGCCGGATTGTCAGGCGATTACGCTATCGTAGGTTACGGCAACCGCTCGGAAGTTACAGAGGTGAACATTCTGACGGTAGTTTAA
- the arsM gene encoding arsenite methyltransferase, with translation MTTQDNKAITEAVRSRYSSIALTVLDTQSSSSCCDSSCCSDTGSVNTISDRIYEIDQLDGLPLKSKLASLGCGNPTALAELKAGETVLDLGSGGGIDVLLSARRVGATGFVYGLDMTDAMLELAHQNAAEAGAQNVKFLKGDIAAIPLPDNTVDVIISNCVVNLAADKQPVLREAFRVLKPGGRFAISDIVIHKGLPEWLVDDTAFRRDLSSWAGCIAGALTDTEYLKYLATAGFVEANLEVTRRYSLADLGTPLPEWVASLGDELSNDLVNRFASTFVRATKPL, from the coding sequence ATGACCACTCAAGACAATAAGGCTATTACCGAAGCGGTACGTTCTCGCTATAGCTCTATCGCGCTCACCGTTCTGGACACTCAATCGAGTAGTAGTTGCTGCGATAGTTCGTGTTGCAGCGATACCGGAAGTGTAAATACTATCTCAGATCGAATCTATGAAATTGACCAACTCGATGGCTTGCCGCTCAAATCAAAGCTCGCTTCGTTGGGCTGTGGTAATCCTACGGCTTTGGCTGAACTAAAAGCGGGTGAAACTGTGCTGGATTTGGGCAGCGGCGGCGGCATTGATGTGTTGCTATCGGCGCGGCGGGTCGGCGCTACTGGCTTTGTTTACGGGCTGGATATGACCGATGCAATGCTCGAACTGGCGCACCAAAACGCTGCCGAAGCGGGCGCACAAAACGTTAAGTTCCTTAAGGGCGATATTGCCGCTATCCCCTTGCCGGATAATACGGTGGACGTTATAATTTCCAATTGCGTGGTCAATTTGGCAGCGGATAAACAGCCGGTGTTGCGTGAGGCATTCCGCGTGCTTAAACCGGGCGGACGCTTTGCCATTTCCGACATCGTTATTCACAAGGGCTTGCCCGAATGGTTGGTGGACGATACCGCTTTCCGGCGTGACCTTTCTTCATGGGCTGGTTGCATCGCGGGTGCGCTCACCGATACCGAGTACCTGAAGTATTTGGCGACAGCCGGCTTTGTCGAAGCGAATCTGGAAGTCACCCGCCGCTACAGCCTTGCCGATTTGGGTACGCCCCTCCCTGAGTGGGTGGCATCTTTAGGCGATGAGTTGAGCAATGATTTGGTAAATCGCTTCGCCAGTACCTTTGTACGTGCCACCAAGCCTTTATAA